From Proteus vulgaris:
GCTCAGTTTGGATCACGTCATCACCAAATAACATGATATCGAGATCTAGCGTTCTAGGGCCCCAGCGGTTACCTTCTTTTCTAACTCGACCTTGTGCTAATTCAATCGATTGAGTGTTATCAAGCAAGGTTTCTGGCGCCAAAGTTGTATCGACAGCAACGGCAACATTAAGAAAATCTGGTTGATCTTGTGGCCCCATAGGGCGAGTACGATACCAGGAAGATTGAGCAATCAGTGTGGTTTGTGGGATCTCACTGATTGCTTTAATTGCTGAATTTACCTGATCTTCAGGTGAATTCAAATTGCTACCTAAAATGATATAAACACGTTTTGTCTGTTTACTCATTATTGTTCTCTTGTCTTGATGCTGGCTTTGCACTTGGGTGGCGAGGACGCTTACGTGGACGAGGGCGTCTACGAACCGGTGCTTGACCTAATTCTGAGACCATTGAGCGTTGTTGTGTATTGTTAGAGGCTTGGAAATCTGCCCACCAACTCGCTAACGCTTCAAGTTCTGGATTACGTTGTACATTGGCACGTAATTCCAGTAAGTCGAACGCTGCACGGAATTTAGGGTGCTCAAGCAGTTTATTGGCACGACGACCTTGGCGTTTAGGTAAACGTTGCTGTAATTGCCAGATATCACGCATCATGGTGGTAATACGTTTTGGAATTGCAATCGTACGACATTGTTCATCTAAAATATCATTCATCGCCATAGCGAAAGAATCATAGTAAGAAAGACCACTTTCTTGGACTAATTTCTCTGCATGTTCGATTAATGGATACCACAACATTGCCGCAAATAAGAATGCCGGATTAACACGCATATCTTTATTAATACGATAGTCTGTATTTTTGAGAACTTGATCCAGCATTCTCTCCATCGGCGTATCATGTTGTTCTGTCATTTTTGATGCTACTAACGGGAACAACGGCTCAAGCAACTGATGGCGACACATGAGTTTGTATGTTTTATAGCCTTGCCCTGTTTGTAATAATTTTAGTGACTCTTCAAAAAGGCGAGCCGATGGAATATTACGTAATAAAGGGGCGAGTCTGCTAATTGGTTCTGCTGTTTCAGGTGCAATTTGCATATCCAATTTGCTGGCAAAGCGAATGGCTCTTAACATTCTAACGGGATCTTCGCGATAACGCGTTTCAGGATCGCCAATTAAACGAATAATGCCTGCTTTAAGATCCGCTAAACCGCCAACGTAATCACGTACAGCAAAATCATCAACACCGTAATAAAGGCTGTTTAATGTAAAGTCACGACGAATGGCATCTTCTTCAATGGAGCCAAAAATATTGTCGCGCAGTAACATGCCGCTTTGTGCTTGCTGTGATTGGTTGTTGTCTGAAATTTCATGATCTTCATGAGAGCCACGGAAAGTAGCCACTTCAATCACTTCAGGGCCAAACATGATATGTG
This genomic window contains:
- the folK gene encoding 2-amino-4-hydroxy-6-hydroxymethyldihydropteridine diphosphokinase — its product is MSKQTKRVYIILGSNLNSPEDQVNSAIKAISEIPQTTLIAQSSWYRTRPMGPQDQPDFLNVAVAVDTTLAPETLLDNTQSIELAQGRVRKEGNRWGPRTLDLDIMLFGDDVIQTERLTVPHYGLKVREFMLYPLAELAPDLRFPDGELLADRLALVPENGMEKW
- the pcnB gene encoding polynucleotide adenylyltransferase PcnB — encoded protein: MTVIPRDQHPISRKDISDNALKVLYRLNNSGFQAYLVGGGVRDLLLGKKPKDFDIATNATPEDVRRLFRNSRLVGRRFRLAHIMFGPEVIEVATFRGSHEDHEISDNNQSQQAQSGMLLRDNIFGSIEEDAIRRDFTLNSLYYGVDDFAVRDYVGGLADLKAGIIRLIGDPETRYREDPVRMLRAIRFASKLDMQIAPETAEPISRLAPLLRNIPSARLFEESLKLLQTGQGYKTYKLMCRHQLLEPLFPLVASKMTEQHDTPMERMLDQVLKNTDYRINKDMRVNPAFLFAAMLWYPLIEHAEKLVQESGLSYYDSFAMAMNDILDEQCRTIAIPKRITTMMRDIWQLQQRLPKRQGRRANKLLEHPKFRAAFDLLELRANVQRNPELEALASWWADFQASNNTQQRSMVSELGQAPVRRRPRPRKRPRHPSAKPASRQENNNE